From the genome of Leishmania infantum JPCM5 genome chromosome 4:
ATCCCCCCACTGCACCGcttccagcgccgccgccgagtcCAGTGGAGGCAGTGAGAGACTGCGACGACGTTGACAGAGAGCTCGGACTGTTGTGGCCGGCGCCGTTTTCGACGTCCATCGGGACACCAGTGGTAGCGGCGCTCACAAGGCCTGGAAACACGTTGCTCCGCGACGATGGCGGGAAGTACGTCGGGGATGACGTCGGCACGCCCCATGCgtgtgtcgccgctgccggatcactcccgccgcggctgtgACCATTCACGTGGTGCTGGCCTACAGCCGACGGCCAAGAGCCGAGGCGATGCACGTAGAAGTACGCAGTCGCCGCGGACGGCGTCGGAAGGGGGGTGGGCAGCGCTAGTGGCGGCGAGGTGTGGTCGCCGCTGGGCGACGTGACAGTCGTGATTGTCGTTGCCGCAGGCGACAGgcctgcgctgcaggcgggCTGCGATGACGAGGCCTCAGCTGCGGTACCCCCGCAGCGACTGCCAGGcaagtgctgctgcacatgcgACCGCGGTGCCGCTATCGGCAAGGACGTTGGTAAAGCACCGGCTCCGCCTCCCGTCCGCGCCGCATGACTCATCTCCTCaaagagagcggcggcggcatcgtgtGTGCTGTGCCCTCGGCGCGCCCACATCGAgtgcggccgcggtggcggagcgCTCATCCCGCTCAGAAGGCTTGCtagacaaaaaaaaagaaaaatacgtgcgtgtggccgctgtgctgcatcaacgtgtgcgcgcacgcaatGAGTCTGCGCTGGCTGCCCCTAACCTCACTCCGCAAGGACTTCGAGAAGCATGTGCGACCAGTAAAAGGCACTGCATGCACGCGAAATTCTCACGCCCTCTCAGGCAGAGACACGAGTTGCGCCGCTGATCgacagaagaggaggaggagggggagggggtgggggtgggagCGCCGGGAGTGAGAAAAAACAAGATGCTGAGCCACCTGCGCTCAGCATGAGTTGATACTGCTTGAGAACGCACGATGCACGGCGGGCAAACACGTACACAACTTGCAGTAGCCAGCGGGGTGAGCCACACTGATGTCGTGCGCGCATGTCGCTGCAGCTTCTACTCTCCGTCTATCGACAGCATGGCTTGAGTGGCGGGTGCGACCGGAAGATTGCCGCGCAACCATCCGCGAACGCAAGAGTGCCGCACATGTGTACGCGCGCGTGTTGATGCGCAAGGGTCAGCGGGATGCCGtggcagggagggagggaaagacgGGAGGGGAAACGGTTGCACGCGAAGAGCGGTGCCCAGTCGACATGCGAAACGTGGCGGCGTGCTCACAAAGAGTGCACGACTGCGCCTGGACGCGTGCGGGTATCGGCGTCATATATcctctccgcccccccccccagacaaacacacatacaggcccacacacatgcacagagcTGCCTGCACGTCCTGTTCTAGTTGGCAGCCCGTGTCGTCATCGCTGGGGCTTGTTGTGATGCTCGCTCGGTGTGTTTTCTTTCTTATTACGCTTACGTCAGTCGACCAACAGGGGAGAGAACGGGACGGGATACGTCGGACCGGGAAGGGATGGGGGGGGCACGCCGATGGCTTCGCAGCacaacagcaccgccgcctgtCCTCTCTTCCGCGTTCACTACCACGCATGGACAGGCATCCCACCTTTCTGTCGAACCTGCGGGCGCTCtgcttcaccaccaccaacgctGACGCCCCGGCCTCCTCGCCATCATTCTTATCATTCTTCCCCTAATTCTGTGTATTTACGCCGTGatcagcgctgctgcgacgtaAAAGTCGCcgcacactcgcacacgcactcggaGGCGCATGGACAGCAGAAACGAAGAGGACAGAGAGTGGATGAAGCAGGCACGCCATCCGGCATGACCGTTGaggcctctccctccccctaaCACCCATCACACCACGAATACGTTGTCGTGGGGCTCTGCCTTGGTGGGGCGCTGTTTATTCGATGTGTCTGCACCGTTCGGCATATGTCGCCATAGCCGCTGctctcatcatcatcatcgccatccctcgccccccctctcccctgcaCAGTCGTCCTTTGCCCTCATCTCTGCCGCCTTGCTTTATTTCCGGCTTAGAGCGTGGCAGTGAGCTTGTCGAGACCCAGCATGCGAGTCGGCAGGGCCCAGAAGAGGTACGCCATGAGGGCACCGCCGGTGGCCGCGCCGTGCTCCTCCGGCTTCGTCGTGAAGATGCGCCAGACGTCGATCACCATAACGAACGCCGTCAGCACGAGGAAGGGGATCGGCGGCTGCTGAATGAAGTTCAGGTGACGGAAGATGAGCCCCTCTATCGCCACGAGACCCATGATGAACGGGTTGGGTCCGTAGCAGCGGCCACGTACCTCCAACTCGTCCATTCCGTAGTACAGCTCGAATTTCTGCCGCGCCACATGGATGACGCTACCGCCGAGCGTGCAGAGCAGCGCGAAGAAGGTCATGCGCGTGTTGCCCAGGAAGCCCAGCATCGTGTCGCCGAACTGCCAGAGAAGCCAGCAGTCGatgagcagctggaggatgTTCTCTTGATAGAAGGCGTTCGTGAAGAGGGGGTAAATGCGTGTCCAGTTCTCATGTGAAAGAGTGCAGTGCTCGACCACGAAGTCGCGCCAGTCGTCATTGCCGAGGTTCATGATCAGGTAGCACATCACGttggcgaggaagaggatcATGACGATGTTGATGGTGTGGAAGGGCGGGGGGAAGGGCAAGTAGCCTGGGCCGGAGTTCATGTTGAACGGGCTCTCCTGCTCGTTGCCACTACCATCCTTCTgctcgtcctcttcctctcccttgTAGCGTGCGAGCTTGTTGACGCCctgcagctggccgccgccttcgctgctcttctttgGGGAGCGCGCAACGCGGGTGGCTCTGGCGACGCCGTagcagcgctgcgcagcgaAGAGCGACGAGCACGCTGTCGCCATCGGCGAGACCGCGGCTCCCGCGAAGAACGAGGCGCGCGCCGGGACTACAATGgtagcggcgccgcgcatcGTGCGAAGGGCGGTCAGGCTTGTCGGAAGCGCCGACAGCTTCCGCTGCGTCAGCGTCGACGACACAGGCAGCGATCCCGAATGGAGGGCGCGCATGGCGGTTGCTGAGGCGTGCACCGTGAGAAGACGGTTGCTgctagtgctgctgctcatggcGCAGCGCATTATCGCGGGCGATGACGACACTCTTGCtaccgccgctgtcgccagCCGTGAAATCCGCTGTGCGCCACAGCGCGCGGCGAAGAAGCATGGCTGCTGCATGTTTAGCGACGGGAACGatgaggggtggtggtgtgaGGGGTGTGGACGTGAGGGTGGCGGAAGGGCACAGGCAGAAAGGCAACGTCTGTGAGCAGACACGACGGAGGACGCAACCGCACGAAATGAAACTCCCCAAGTAGGTTGCACTGTAAAGGCAGTGGTAGAGACGCGAAA
Proteins encoded in this window:
- a CDS encoding putative serine peptidase, Clan S-, family S54, with translation MQQPCFFAARCGAQRISRLATAAVARVSSSPAIMRCAMSSSTSSNRLLTVHASATAMRALHSGSLPVSSTLTQRKLSALPTSLTALRTMRGAATIVVPARASFFAGAAVSPMATACSSLFAAQRCYGVARATRVARSPKKSSEGGGQLQGVNKLARYKGEEEDEQKDGSGNEQESPFNMNSGPGYLPFPPPFHTINIVMILFLANVMCYLIMNLGNDDWRDFVVEHCTLSHENWTRIYPLFTNAFYQENILQLLIDCWLLWQFGDTMLGFLGNTRMTFFALLCTLGGSVIHVARQKFELYYGMDELEVRGRCYGPNPFIMGLVAIEGLIFRHLNFIQQPPIPFLVLTAFVMVIDVWRIFTTKPEEHGAATGGALMAYLFWALPTRMLGLDKLTATL